A single region of the Acidobacteriota bacterium genome encodes:
- a CDS encoding carboxypeptidase-like regulatory domain-containing protein, with product MNAHKTLRWILALGAWLLLISPLLSSPAAADQDGGVGLVAGKVRAASNPISSARVYSYQLSDLTLRKVLTGADGTFLFEDLPAGLYKIIAHKAGFLPTVVMLARNSSGADQFVELELLSEAEISPADEVDFWSVRQRIPTDVLREMGLNDPEPVRRGPTALAQTTQPLPSAVAGLQAELQALAGVDENPYSGGDAQVSGGRVDLDGVFGSTQVGFEGYYMEMQSLGSAARAPEAASAVARQSAMSLEVRGEGDSRVSVQSLNNRMVDGTNRPVDFERYQVSWATPLGSNGHSQISAQYTSENNFYRPGWATESVFPDASRTLRLEGSYARSVGETGSFQTELRYRERQVDAISNQGHRFAHESVELLGQGGWRMQPAVLVEYGLMTKLQDGSLSVTPRGGMVLQLNKAWQAAATASHRVHDEDPGLYQDFIPALFQQSTGCDLAEEACYKLAFTREGQGDDSLTFGALHREIGETLRLFFDQDFFNHLESLYLVRGDELPEVQLAVTRRLSPSVLARLESNLSSGGGGLVLTQNDDVLENKVKYLVTSLDTQFQETSTGVYVAFHQLQQDLEPTNSEGATLPQLDLERLQLKVTQDLNILMDLAADWALHLDMEVSRGASPLNPASGDDELRKRILGGLAVRF from the coding sequence ATGAATGCTCACAAGACTCTTCGCTGGATCCTGGCGCTGGGAGCATGGCTCCTATTGATTTCGCCACTTCTATCGAGCCCCGCCGCCGCTGACCAAGATGGCGGTGTCGGCTTGGTCGCGGGGAAAGTTCGGGCCGCCTCGAACCCCATCTCTTCAGCTCGCGTTTACTCCTACCAGCTCTCCGACCTCACTCTGCGCAAGGTGCTCACCGGCGCCGACGGCACGTTCCTCTTCGAAGATCTCCCCGCCGGCCTGTACAAGATCATCGCCCACAAGGCAGGCTTCCTGCCCACCGTCGTGATGCTCGCCCGCAATTCTTCCGGCGCGGATCAATTCGTCGAGCTCGAGCTGCTGTCGGAGGCGGAGATCAGCCCCGCGGACGAGGTGGACTTCTGGAGCGTCCGCCAGCGCATCCCCACCGACGTGCTGCGGGAGATGGGCCTGAACGACCCCGAGCCGGTGCGCCGGGGCCCTACCGCCCTGGCCCAGACCACCCAACCACTGCCCTCGGCGGTGGCCGGGCTCCAGGCGGAGCTTCAGGCTTTGGCCGGGGTCGACGAGAACCCCTACAGCGGGGGCGACGCTCAGGTCTCCGGCGGCCGGGTCGATCTGGACGGGGTCTTCGGTAGCACCCAGGTGGGCTTCGAAGGCTATTACATGGAGATGCAGTCCTTGGGCAGCGCCGCCCGCGCTCCCGAAGCCGCCAGCGCGGTGGCTCGCCAGAGCGCCATGTCCCTGGAGGTGCGCGGCGAGGGCGACTCCCGGGTGAGCGTCCAGTCCCTCAACAACCGTATGGTGGACGGCACCAACCGCCCGGTGGACTTCGAGCGCTATCAGGTCAGCTGGGCGACCCCCCTGGGCTCCAACGGCCACTCCCAGATCAGCGCCCAATACACCAGCGAGAACAACTTCTATCGCCCGGGCTGGGCGACCGAGAGCGTCTTCCCCGACGCCTCCCGCACCCTCCGCCTGGAGGGCTCCTACGCCCGCTCCGTGGGCGAGACCGGGAGCTTCCAGACCGAGCTGCGCTATCGCGAGCGCCAGGTCGACGCAATCAGCAACCAAGGCCATCGCTTCGCCCACGAGAGCGTCGAGCTCCTCGGCCAGGGAGGCTGGCGCATGCAGCCGGCGGTGCTGGTGGAATACGGCTTGATGACCAAGCTCCAGGACGGCAGCCTGTCGGTGACGCCCCGGGGCGGCATGGTGCTGCAACTGAACAAGGCCTGGCAGGCCGCCGCCACCGCCAGCCACCGCGTTCACGACGAGGATCCAGGGCTCTACCAGGACTTCATCCCCGCCCTCTTCCAACAGTCCACGGGCTGCGATCTGGCGGAGGAAGCCTGCTACAAGCTCGCCTTCACCCGCGAGGGCCAAGGGGACGACAGCCTGACCTTCGGCGCCCTGCACCGGGAAATCGGCGAGACCCTGCGCCTCTTCTTCGACCAGGACTTCTTCAATCACCTGGAGAGCCTCTACCTGGTGCGCGGTGACGAGCTGCCGGAAGTTCAGCTGGCGGTCACCCGCCGCTTGAGCCCCAGCGTCCTGGCACGGCTGGAATCGAACCTCTCCTCCGGCGGTGGCGGGCTGGTGCTGACCCAGAACGACGACGTGCTGGAGAACAAGGTCAAGTATTTGGTGACCTCGCTGGACACTCAATTCCAGGAGACCTCCACCGGCGTCTATGTCGCCTTCCATCAGCTCCAGCAGGATCTGGAGCCCACGAACAGCGAAGGGGCCACCCTGCCCCAGCTGGACCTGGAGCGGCTGCAGCTCAAGGTCACCCAGGACCTCAACATCCTCATGGACCTGGCCGCGGATTGGGCGCTGCACCTGGATATGGAAGTCTCCCGCGGCGCCTCGCCCCTCAACCCCGCCAGCGGCGACGACGAGCTCCGCAAGCGGATCCTGGGCGGCCTGGCGGTTCGTTTCTGA